The DNA segment ACCTTCGGCTGGATTCCGATCTTCGCCGGCCCGGCGGCCAACCCATCCCGCACCGTCGCCACCGTGTCCGTGGTGCTTGCGGTCATGATCCTGCCGATCATCACCTCCATGTCGCGTGACATTTTCCTGCAGACACCGCGCCTGCAGGAGGAAGCCGCGCTGGCGCTCGGCGCGACCAGGTGGGAGATGGTCAAGCTCGCCGTACTGCCATTCGGCAAATCCGGCGTCGTCTCCGCCTCCATGCTTGGTCTTGGTCGTGCGCTCGGCGAGACGATGGCCGTGCTGATGATCCTGTCCCCGGGGCTCAACTACTCGTTCAAACTGCTGCAGGCCTCGCAGAACCAGACCATCGCAGCCAATATCGCAGCGCAGTACCCGGAAGCGAACGCTCTGGGCGTCTCCGCCCTGATCGGCACCGGCCTGGTGCTGTTCCTCATTACCTTCGTGGTGAACTTCATCGCACGTAAGATCACCGAGAAAGCGAGTGCATGATGTCCGCAACCGAAGCATCGCCAATGGACGGCGCGCCCGTCATCGACTTCGACAAGTTCAAACCGACCCGTTCCTTCATCGCGGCTCGCAAGCGCAAGGACGCCGCCATGCGTCTGCTGATCTCGCTGGCGTTCATCGTCGCGCTCGTGCCGCTGATCTCCGTGCTGTGGACCACCATCGCCAACGGCGTCAAGAGGCTGAATCTCAACTTCCTGAGCTACAACATGACCGGCGTGGTCGGAGGCAATCCAACTCCCTCCGGCGGTTACGGCGGTGTGCAGCACGCCATCATCGGCACGCTGGAGATCACGCTCGGCGCCATGGTCATTTCGATTCCGATCGGCCTGATGTGCGCCGTGTACCTGGTGGAATACTCCAACCGCGGCAAGCTGTCGCGCGCCATCACCCTGCTGGTGGATGTGATGAGCGGCATCCCATCCATTGTGGCCGGCCTGTTCGCCTTCTCGATGTTCACCATCCTGCTTGGGCCCGGCACCATCAACGGTTTCGAAGGCTCCGTGGCACTGTCGCTGCTTATGCTGCCCACCGTGGTCAAATCCAGTGAGGAGATGCTCAAGATCGTGCCGAACGATCTGCGCGAGGCATCGTATGCGCTGGGCGTCACCAAGCAGCGCACCATCACCAAGATCGTGCTGAGGACCGCATTGCCGGGCATCGTATCCGGCTGCATTCTGGCCATCGCGCGAGTGATCGGCGAAACTGCGCCGCTGCTCATGACCGCCGGCTACATTGCGTCCACGAACGTGAACCTGATCTCCGGGCAGATGACCACGCTGCCGGTGTACGTCTATCAGGAATACTCCAAGCTGAACGCGAACTGCCCGGTCGGCGCGGACGCCTCCTGCGTGACCACCATCCCGATGGAACGCGCCTGGGCCGCCGCTCTCGTGCTCATCGTACTCGTGCTTATCCTCAACCTCATCGGCCGCTTGGTGGCGAAGGTATTCGCCGTCAAAACAGAACGCTGAACCGTGCAGTCGTAATCAACAAGTCATAAGGAAAATCACATGGGACAACGCATTGATGTCAACCATCTGAACATCTACTACGGCAACTTCCTGGCCGTGGAGGATGTGAACCTCAATATCGAGGCGAACAAGGTCACCGCATTCATCGGGCCTTCGGGCTGTGGAAAATCCACCGTGCTGCGCACTCTCGACCGCATGCACGAGATCATCCCCGGCGCGCATTGCGAGGGCGAGGTGCTGCTGGAAGGCAAGAACCTGTACGCCAAGGACGTCGATCCGGTGGCCGTGCGCCGTGACGTGGGTATGGTGTTCCAGCGTCCGAACCCGTTCCCGACCATGTCCATTCGCGAGAACGTGCTTGCCGGCGTCAAGCTCAACAACCGTAAGATCTCGAAGTCCGATGCGGACGATCTGGTCGAATGGGCGTTGCGTGGCGCGAACCTGTGGAATGAGGTCAAGGATCGTCTGGACAATCCGGGCGTCGGCCTGTCCGGCGGGCAGCAGCAGAGGCTGTGCATCGCTCGCGCCGTGGCCGTGCACCCGCAGGTGCTGCTCATGGATGAGCCGTGCTCCGCGCTTGATCCGATCTCGACCCTGGCCGTCGAGGATCTGATCAACGAGCTGAAGAACGACTACACCATCGTGATCGTGACGCATAACATGCAGCAGGCAGCCCGTATCGCCGACTACACGGGCTTCTTCAACCTGAAGGCCGTGGGCCAGCCGGGGCACCTCGAGTACTTCACCGACACCACCACCATGTTCAACAATCCTCAGAACGAAGAGGCCGAGCGCTACGTTTCCGGTCGTTTCGGCTGATCGAGTGCCGGGATGGCCCGGAAGCGGCGGTTTTGTACTCGCCGTTTCCGGGCCGTTTTGGTATTTCTGGGGTTTGCGTTGCCGATGATCGTCTGGCTGCCTTCGGTTCTGCTATTGCTTGGAGGCTGGATCCGGGGGCACGGTCCATGATATGTGCTTCGGTTCTACGGCTGTGCTGGCCGGGGTTTTCAGTGGGATTGGTTTCCAACGGAATTGGTCTCCAACGGGTGTTTTTCTCCAGTGGGATTAGCCTCCAATGGAATTGCCTCCAACAGGTGTTTTCTTCCAGTGGGATTGGCTTCCGGTGGGTGTTTTCCCCAGCGGGATTAGCTTTCGGTGGGTGCTTTCCTTCAATGGAATTGGCTGTCAACAGCTACCTTCTCCCAGCGGGGATTGGTTTTCGGTGGAATTAGCTCCCAGTGGGGATTGGCTTTCAACGGGTGTTTTCTCTCAGCGGGATTGACCTCCAGCGGGTGTTTCCTCCACTGTCTGGATGATTTGACTGTGTGGGCATGGTCTTGGCAGATGTTTTTATCTAAGCGGTAAGCTTAGGCGGCTGCTGTTCTAATTATGCGAGCGGTTTACCTCGCCCGTTTTTATCCATTGCCTGGATGTTTTGACCGCTGAATATCGTCTCGACAGCCATTATCTCCAGTGTCTGGATGTTTTGGGCGTCTGATGTCCTTCTTATCGTCCGTTTTTATCCAGCCGGTGGGTGTTTTGGTTGTGTGAGCGGCCTGTTAGCGTCCGTATTGTCCATTGGCTGGGTGTTTTGGTTGCGTGGCTGGCCGGTAAGCGGGTGTTTTTATCCAGTGACTGGGTGTTTTAGTCATGTAAGGAGATGCTGAGTGTCCGTTTCCTTCCATTGATTGGATGATTTGGTTCTTTAATCGGCTGGTAAGAGAGTGGATTTTTCCATTGGCTGGATATTTTGGCGTCTGATGTCCTTCTCAGCATCCGTTTTTACCCAGGCAGTGGATGTTTGGGTGTGCTGGCGGCTCGTCAGGGGTTGTTTTATCCAGTCAGTGGATGGTTTGGTCGTGTGGGTGTCTTGTCAGAGGGCGTTTTATCCAGCAGATGGGTGTTTTGGGCGCTGAATGTCCGTGAAGCCCTCTTTTCTTCCACTGTCTGGATGTTTTTTTGGGCGTCTTAGTTGCTTCTTAGCGTCCGTTTTATCTAGCCGGTGGGTGGTTTGGGTGTGTGGGAGGTTAGTCAGAGGTTGTTTTTATCCAGTCAGTGGATGATTTGTCCATATGCATGGCGTCGGTCGACTGGATTTTTCCATTGGTTGGATGTTTCTGCCCGTGGCTCCGCGGTATGCCCATGATTCGGGACAAGTGTCTGAGATTCAGGAGAGGACGGTCCCCTCCGCGCGCCATGGTATGGTGATTCGGTTTTGCGGCGTGGATTGGAATTGTTGCTGGAGGGGAGCATGTCTACTCGGAATGCCGATGAGGACTTCGCCATGCTGTTTTCGTCGGTCTTCGCTTTTTCGAAGCATCTGGTCAAATGGGAGGACAACCGGATGCGGGATAAATATGACCACAATTGCTTTCGTTTTCCGGGCAGCCTTCATCGCCTGAGATCCGGGAGACGTTGACCTATCAGCAAGCACGAGGCGACCTGTTCCTCAAGATGGTGGGATACGAGCCGTTGGATAATGCGTTTGGAATGGAGGAAGAGACGACGCTGACGATGGCTCTTCCCGGTGACGTTGACGTGCATGGTTGGAGCATCAGCTCGGGGATTTCCGTCAAGAGCCCAGATCCCACTCAATTGGAGCAGCTTGAGCTGAAATGCTTCGGTGCTGTGTGCGGAGAGGACTTCGTCGTTCGCGACAATCGATGCCTGCGTGAGAAGGTCCCTTATCTTGGCGTTTATCTGGATGGGCAGCTGGTCGGATCCTGCTATGTGTATGTGGCGGGTGGGTACGCCTGCGTGGACAGTCTTATGGTGGATGAGGGTTTCAGACGGCGGCATGTTGCCGCGACGTTGCTGAAGCATGCCGTCGAGGATGCGAGGAGAGTCGGGGCCGTTCCGTATCTTCACGCCGATGCCGAAGATGTTCCGAAAGATATCTATGCCAGGTTGGGATTCCGCGTCGTGGATATGGCGTATGAGTACTCGTGCACCGATTTCGCTGATCTCAAGTTGGATTAGGGCGCTACCTCCGGGATCTCGAAGCAGCAGACGGTCGCTCTCTGCGCAGTGCAGTTCCGTAGTTGCGCGCGGCTGAGCGGCCGATTCGCGTTTTCTGCGGGTTTCGTTACAACTTCTGCGACCGGAGCGACAACATATGTCACCCCAGTCGCAGAAGTTGTCATCAGGCCCGCATTTTGTGTTGCCGTCGTCACGGAAAACGAGCGCCCTCGCCTCGGCGCGGAAAAGAAGTCCGGTACGCCTGTAATGACCATGACCCATGCCGGTGCTAGTGTGGGCGCGTCCGGAACTTATGTTCCATGGCGAGTCGCGATTCTCGCCGGAGCGTGCGCGGCAACGTGCGCGTTCCTATCAACCCAAGAAGCAAAACAGAGAAGAGATAATGGAAAAGTTTTTCCATCTGAAGGAGAGCGGCACCACCGCGTCCACTGAGGTCATGGCCGGTCTGACCACGTTCTTCGCCATGTCCTATATCATCATCGTCAACCCGCAGATCCTGTCCCAGACGGGTATGCCGTGGGGCGGCGTGTTCCTAGCCACCATCATCGCGGCCATCATCGGCACGCTTGTCATGGGCCTGTTCGCCAATGTGCCGTACGCACAGGCCGCCGGTATGGGTCTGAATGCGTTCTTCACCTACACCGTCTGCTTCGGCCTCGGCTTCTCGTGGCAGCAGACTCTGTGCATGGTGTTCCTGTGCGGTCTGATCAACATCATCATCACCGTCACCAAGATCCGCAAGATGATCATCAAGGCCATTCCGGAGCTGCTGCAGAACGCCATCGGCGGCGGCATCGGCCTGTTCGTGGCCTATGTCGGCTTCCTGAACGTCGGTTTCTTCACGTTCACCACCAAGGATGCCAAGGCTGCCGGCAAGGGTCTTGCCACGGCTGCAACCCCGGGCCTGGCGGTCATGAACAATCCGACCATCTGGCTGTTCGTCATCGGTCTGATTCTTGCGATCGTCTTCACCGTGCTCAAGGTGCGTGGCGGCATGCTGCTGTCCATCATCATCACCGCCGTCATCGGCATTCCGATGGGGCAGACCACCATGGCCAACTCCGTGTCCATCGCCGATACCTTCGCCCAGCTGCCGCAGACCTTCGGCGTGATCTTTACCAAGGATGGTTTCCCGGCGCTGTTCTCCGACGTGTCGAAGCTGCCGATCATCCTGCTGACCATCTTCGCGTTCTCCATGTCCGACACCTTCGACACCATCGGCACCTTCATCGGTACCGGCCGTCGTACCGGTATCTTCTCCGAAGAGGACGAACAGGCTCTGGAGAACGGCTCCGGCTTCTCCTCCAAGATGGATAAGGCCCTATTCGCCGATTCCATCGCCACCTCCATCGGCGCTATCTGCGGTACGTCCAACACCACCACCTACGTGGAGTCCTCCGCTGGCATCGCCGCCGGTGGCCGTACCGGCCTGACATCCGTGGTCGTGGCGGTCTGCTTCGCGCTGTCCGCGTTCCTGTCCCCGGTCATTTCCGCAGTGCCGTCCGCCGCTACCGCCGGTGTGCTGGTCGTGGTCGGCTGCATGATGGCATCCTCGTTGAAGGAGGTCGAGTGGGGCGACATCTCCGAGGCCATTCCGGCGTTCTTCGCTTCCGTGTTCATGGCGTTCAGCTACTCCATTTCCTATGGCATCGCCGGCGGCTTCATCACCTACTGCATCATCAAGACCTGCAAGAAGCAGGCCAAGGATGTGCATCCGGTGATCTGGGTCGTGGCGATTCTGTTCATCCTCGACTTCGTGGTGACCGCCATCCTGTAGTCGTGCGGGTCATGTGCGCTGCATGAGTCGCTGATAGACGAAGCGCCCGATTCCTCCGGTGGGGGAGCCGGGCGCTTCGCTATAAACGGTGCCGGTGCAGTGGGCAGGGTGCAACTGGTCTTGTCAGCTGGTGTGGCCGATGGCGCTGACGAGGGCGCTCATCCAGTCCAGCAGACTGTTGTAGTTGCTGGGCATCTGTTCGCTGATTTCGATGATCGGCACGTCGGCTTTCTTGGCGGCGTCGGTGATTTGCCTGGTTGTTGCGTTGGCTTCCTGCGGGTTGAGAATGAGCATGGAGATGCGTTTGTGCTTCAGTGCGTTGGTGAATTGCGTGATGTCGCCGGGTGTCGGCTCGCTTTCGTTCGCCGTGGCCTGCGCGTACCCGGTGGGCGTGCGGTCGATCATGCCCAGGTCGTCGGCGAGATAGTGCGCCACGGATTCGGTTGCACCGTAGGTCATGCCCTTGGTCGCCTCCTCGTTTTTGGCGATGCGATCTTCGAGCTCGGTTTCCTTGGCCTGCCATGCCTTGTTGAGTTTGCTGAATTCGCTGGCTTTGGCGGGCATCGCCTTGCGGTAGGCTGCGGTGATCGCGTCGGCGGTTTTGGCGCGGACGTTGGCGGAGAACCACACGTGCGGGTTGTCGCCGTCCTTCTTGCCGCCTGCTTCGGCGGCGTTCACTACGGTCGCCTTGCCGTTCGCCGCGCCTTTGATGGCCCATGGGTCGTAGTCGGCGCCGTTGACGATGGCGACCGTGGCGTTGTGCAGTCGGTTCACGTCTGCGGTGGTCGGTTCGTAGTCGTGCGCTTCCACGTTGGTGGAGTGGATGATGCTGTTCACTTCCACCAGGTCACCGCCGAGTTCTTTGGCGAGTGTTCCCCATTGGTTGATGGAGGCCACCACGGTAATGGTGTTCTTCACGTTGCTGTTCGCGCTGTTGCCTGTGCTGGTTGCGCTTCCGCATGCGGTGCCGGTCAGCAGCAAGGCCATGCAGGCTGCGGCTGCGGTGATGGTTTTCTGTAGACGGGTCAACGGTTCTCCTTGTTGTGCCGGTTGCTTCGTCGTGCAATTGCGGCTGGTTTGTGGTTGTGGTTTTCGGTGATGACGCCATCATATCATAAATGAGAACCGTTATCAGTAAACGGGTGTCGTTGAAGGCGGCAGGTCCATCGGTTGGGGCTGCGTCCTAGAGTGAGTGCCGTCAACATACGGTAACGCGATAAGCGGGGAGAGAAAGGAAAGCATATGGCCAAGCCGTTGGTCGAGGTCAATATCACGTCGTGGAGAAAGAACCGCGTCCCCGCAGGAAGCGAATACGGCCGGGTGCTGGTTATGCCGGGCACCGGCTATAACTGCGATCGTCCGCTGTTGTATTGGGCGGCGCAAGCGCTGGCGGAAAACGGATGGCGTGTGGATCGGATGAACGTGCGCAACGCCTCGGACGACCTGTCGGTGGTCACCCCGGTGATCAACGGTGCGATCGACGGCTGGGTGGAGCGTGTGCGTACGGAAGACGCGTCCGGCAGGCTGATGCTGATCGGCAAATCCCTGACCACACTGACCTATCCGCATGTGGCG comes from the Bifidobacterium angulatum DSM 20098 = JCM 7096 genome and includes:
- the pstC gene encoding phosphate ABC transporter permease subunit PstC, whose translation is MSSQDNTAGRHGSGKTADKVFKGVAYGCGILILVVLAAVALFLLFRAWPLIGGDQKANSATISNFTGGKATNFWQYVGPLLFGTVLVSALALLISFFISVGIALFISHYAPKKLATVLSYVVDLLAAIPSVIYGLWGGLVLVPAIYPFWNWLSKTFGWIPIFAGPAANPSRTVATVSVVLAVMILPIITSMSRDIFLQTPRLQEEAALALGATRWEMVKLAVLPFGKSGVVSASMLGLGRALGETMAVLMILSPGLNYSFKLLQASQNQTIAANIAAQYPEANALGVSALIGTGLVLFLITFVVNFIARKITEKASA
- a CDS encoding GNAT family N-acetyltransferase; this encodes MTYQQARGDLFLKMVGYEPLDNAFGMEEETTLTMALPGDVDVHGWSISSGISVKSPDPTQLEQLELKCFGAVCGEDFVVRDNRCLREKVPYLGVYLDGQLVGSCYVYVAGGYACVDSLMVDEGFRRRHVAATLLKHAVEDARRVGAVPYLHADAEDVPKDIYARLGFRVVDMAYEYSCTDFADLKLD
- a CDS encoding NCS2 family permease, translating into MEKFFHLKESGTTASTEVMAGLTTFFAMSYIIIVNPQILSQTGMPWGGVFLATIIAAIIGTLVMGLFANVPYAQAAGMGLNAFFTYTVCFGLGFSWQQTLCMVFLCGLINIIITVTKIRKMIIKAIPELLQNAIGGGIGLFVAYVGFLNVGFFTFTTKDAKAAGKGLATAATPGLAVMNNPTIWLFVIGLILAIVFTVLKVRGGMLLSIIITAVIGIPMGQTTMANSVSIADTFAQLPQTFGVIFTKDGFPALFSDVSKLPIILLTIFAFSMSDTFDTIGTFIGTGRRTGIFSEEDEQALENGSGFSSKMDKALFADSIATSIGAICGTSNTTTYVESSAGIAAGGRTGLTSVVVAVCFALSAFLSPVISAVPSAATAGVLVVVGCMMASSLKEVEWGDISEAIPAFFASVFMAFSYSISYGIAGGFITYCIIKTCKKQAKDVHPVIWVVAILFILDFVVTAIL
- the pstB gene encoding phosphate ABC transporter ATP-binding protein PstB — encoded protein: MGQRIDVNHLNIYYGNFLAVEDVNLNIEANKVTAFIGPSGCGKSTVLRTLDRMHEIIPGAHCEGEVLLEGKNLYAKDVDPVAVRRDVGMVFQRPNPFPTMSIRENVLAGVKLNNRKISKSDADDLVEWALRGANLWNEVKDRLDNPGVGLSGGQQQRLCIARAVAVHPQVLLMDEPCSALDPISTLAVEDLINELKNDYTIVIVTHNMQQAARIADYTGFFNLKAVGQPGHLEYFTDTTTMFNNPQNEEAERYVSGRFG
- a CDS encoding alpha/beta hydrolase gives rise to the protein MAKPLVEVNITSWRKNRVPAGSEYGRVLVMPGTGYNCDRPLLYWAAQALAENGWRVDRMNVRNASDDLSVVTPVINGAIDGWVERVRTEDASGRLMLIGKSLTTLTYPHVARAHQLPFALLTPVINPADFDPTDQIIPVEEDGGDVAYPGPAPLICAGTADPFYDRAKANKLTSHVHEYPDANHSIEVPGHWRRSLDYLKEVTASVAQYAATL
- a CDS encoding metal ABC transporter solute-binding protein, Zn/Mn family → MALLLTGTACGSATSTGNSANSNVKNTITVVASINQWGTLAKELGGDLVEVNSIIHSTNVEAHDYEPTTADVNRLHNATVAIVNGADYDPWAIKGAANGKATVVNAAEAGGKKDGDNPHVWFSANVRAKTADAITAAYRKAMPAKASEFSKLNKAWQAKETELEDRIAKNEEATKGMTYGATESVAHYLADDLGMIDRTPTGYAQATANESEPTPGDITQFTNALKHKRISMLILNPQEANATTRQITDAAKKADVPIIEISEQMPSNYNSLLDWMSALVSAIGHTS
- the pstA gene encoding phosphate ABC transporter permease PstA, coding for MMSATEASPMDGAPVIDFDKFKPTRSFIAARKRKDAAMRLLISLAFIVALVPLISVLWTTIANGVKRLNLNFLSYNMTGVVGGNPTPSGGYGGVQHAIIGTLEITLGAMVISIPIGLMCAVYLVEYSNRGKLSRAITLLVDVMSGIPSIVAGLFAFSMFTILLGPGTINGFEGSVALSLLMLPTVVKSSEEMLKIVPNDLREASYALGVTKQRTITKIVLRTALPGIVSGCILAIARVIGETAPLLMTAGYIASTNVNLISGQMTTLPVYVYQEYSKLNANCPVGADASCVTTIPMERAWAAALVLIVLVLILNLIGRLVAKVFAVKTER